Genomic window (Nymphaea colorata isolate Beijing-Zhang1983 chromosome 1, ASM883128v2, whole genome shotgun sequence):
aactttttttttgaaatataataaaTGAGTTcgaataaaaattttaaataaaagaaaaataaaataaatgagaaactaataacacaaacataaattttcaataaataaaaaattgaaaaaaactgttttgcaTTAAACAacggaaaaaaatgaaaaaaaccgtgtttttttaattttaaacaactatttaatttatcacatttttttcaaaaaaaaaaaaatgttttctgcGACTATAATAAAAAGAATGTGCCTTTTTGTGACTATACATATTTGTTCCTCCCGTAAGGCCAGCTGATACCTTACACAATATTGCTActattttattcaaaatttagCATAGTCAGTTTTTATTGCGTAGTCAGATTTCTTGAACCAATGACTATTTTTAGCCAAAACGTGCTACCAAATAATTTAGTATAAATACCATGTTTTTAAGAGGAGATTATTGCGTAGTCAGTTTTAACCATGCTATTTTTAGCCAAAACATGCACATGGCGTTACATTcagaagaaaatatttaaaatatatatataactttataAGTTGGCATATTGTAGTTTCTCCGCACGCTCAGCCATTCTTATAATATTGATGAAAAGGGACACCGCAAAATGATTAGTTGGTAGTCCGAGCATTCACATCCAACGACATTTTGAACGTCTTTGCTTTCTTGAGACCCGCTGGAAGATTCTTGAGGACAGGAAGGCTAATGGAACGATTGTATATTCTGCGTTCACGAGCCGGCCTTCCTGATGCTGTCCTAGACAGGGTCCTTTGAGATGTTGAACTTTTGATGTTTATCCTGAAGCCATCAGAGTTCAGTATTTCGCTCAACTCGTCATCATCAAGCTCTTCATCAGACCTTGTCGAAGATTCTATCACGGATCCGTCAAACTGATTTTTTTGCAACACGATATGAGtaagaaaattattcatttgatatttaaagGATGCAACTATACACTCAGAAGATTGAAGTTTTACCTCATCTTCGCAGAGTTCTTGAGGGTCTTGTTCACTGGAACTGTCATCCGTATCAGGAAAAACCTCTTCTTCACTCTCTGATACTGCTAGTTCCTCGATGAGCTGACAAACACATTTATCTTTGTTAGTACAGCAAAAACATggaacaaacaaagaaaatgctATAGTTTCGCACAAATAAGATAGCGCTCATGTAAGCTTGCAAGCggcaaacagaaaaaagaaaagcaggtGGGAGAGAGGggtatcatttttttctcatggtTCAAGGGGGAAATTCTTCACAACAAACTTTTCTAAGCCCACGTTTTACATGCAACTGAAACATGTATGGAGATGGAGATTCGTGTTACAAGTTCCAATGTCACTCTCTGCCGGTCACATTAGATGGATCGCATGcacatgaaaagaagaaaatgacatcTTATCTGTGGCTCTCTTTGGCAAATAATGAGACGGTTCCCAGAAACTACTTTGGGCCAAccatttaaatatttaaattattttcagaaaaagggtAAAGTCATCAGTCCAGGTGGTACGAGATAtacattttttctgaaaagataaaaaggattTCCATGATCATGTTCTTGGATGAGAGATCCCATGCTAACGAAATTTGCAAGCAAACTGTTGGCTCGGTCCGCTCGAGAACAAAAGGTGAAAAAGTACCAACAGTTTGGCATTTTATTAGAGAAACTTGAAAGAAAGATAGTTAGAAGTTTACTGCAGTAAAGCAATGTGAGGTAGGAAAATCAATAAGGACAGTTatcgtgagagaaagagaggcagcCTCCAATTTCCTGCAGCATATATAGCTAATCCAGAAAAAAGAACTCTTAGAGCTGAACTTACATCCTTTGCATGTCCTTCTGAACAGATTGGCGAGCTGGAGCATGAGGAATATTGAGTTGACTCATCTCCGTCCACTTTTGAACCATTTAAGCTACTGGCGTAACTTGTCCCTTCCATGTCATTTGGCCAAGATCCAATACCAAAATTGCCGAACTGTACATTTACAGGCTCAGAAAGACCAATCTGCAAAGGTCCATATAGAGGACCCTCAACTGTATTATTACTACAATAAGTAGAATTACATGGTGAAGTCCTGTCACCATTGTTAGAGGAGAACGGCCATGCTTTGGAAACAGAACCATCGGAATTTACAATAGCCATAAGACGCCTTGAGGACCCTTGTCTCTGAATAATTTTGAACATGCACTTTGAACTTACTGAATTTGCATCACACTGCTTGTAATATTCATCACTTACTACCTTAACCGTATTTGTAGCCGTGTCACATAACCTTATTCCCATCTGCCGCTTCCTCAAACAGCTGAAAATGGTTGCATGTATAGCAGCCACACTTCTGTCAACATTTGTATTATTCACCTTGGGAACCATATGCTTTTCAGCTCGCTTGCATAAGTAGTCCTGTATTGttcttatatttgaaatgtACTTGACGTACTTGTTCTTTTTTGGATCTAGAGTCATGTACTTCGCACGAATTGCAAATCGCTCTAGGTGTTTCTCTTCATCTGATATATAAATCAGGAATGGTATAATGGATGGATGTTTCTTCATCAAACCCATCTGGaattcaagaagaaaatatgCAAAATGGGAAAAACGTAAATCAGCTTGACAACATGCATGACAACTAATTCATTTAAGCACAAGTTTTTACCACAAAATTAAGACTCAAATGTACTCCTTCAACTATCACTGATTCTTTATGGTCCTCCCATGTGGTAATCAGCTTGTCAAGGCTGTCCATTACCATTTCACTCTGTGCCTTGTAGCCCTCAACAGCCATAACCTTAGATCCAATGGCTTCAGTTGAACATACAATTTAGAAAAATGAGTTCCTTTAAAAGGCTTCAGATAAGTTCTCAAATGAAGAGACATTACCTGGTACGGAAATCatttttccatcttttcttttagcCTTGGCCTGAGCAACAGATGTGGGATCAAGGTATTCCCCAGCATGATATGTTGAAGCCCATAACAGAGGATTATCCTTCTCATCTACAAAGCTCCTCATCATATGCCGAATTGAATCTGTAGATACAACAGTCGTAATTCCAAGTCTACTACCCTGTAAAAGCAACCGTCCACAGACATATCTGTAAATTCAGAATCCATAGTTCTCCTTATCAAAGGCAATAAACAAACTAATAAGATATGTTTTCATATGACAATCTATATGCGGGAATATCTGAAGTGGCAAAGTCTAGTGAAAAGTGCACGAGAAACTGAAAGCACAGGGTCTCTTTATCTTTATGATTCATAACCTCCAAAATACTCATAAATTTTCATACTACATGAACCAGCCGACAATTGGGAGCCAGCTGCATAAAATAGTTGGCAAAAGCAAAATGGCTTTTTCCTATGGCCACAAGTATATCTTCCCTTCTCCTGTCCgatttattcttttttctcagCAGAAGATTATTCCTGGTCATTGTCCAAGGGTATAATTTGCACTATTAAGCAGCTTTTACTGCACTGTGATGACCAGATCCCTGTTATGGtgcacaaacaaataaaaagtaaacTAGCAGATAGTAGCTTTTGACAAACTAGGATTGACAGTTCAAACCATGAAAGATAACCGCTGAGGTacagtttaaaactttaaaccaGGTTTTACATGGACCGATAAGGCCTATTGATGCCTGCAACTGAAACTAGATCGATGTGAGCTTGCCATTTAAGGCCTTAGACACCTTCAAATTGATATCTACCTTCAAACGTATAAAAAACTTAAAGACATAACCAGAACTGTTGGATCACAACATAGATCAAATGAGAATCGTAAGTTATTACCAGTAAAAAAGCTTACTAGTGACTTCAATAGTGGAAAACTAATGTAACCTATTGTGAAGAAAATCACAACAACCAACATCAACAATATTAAAACAGCAAGAATGACTGCAATACCAGCAATGCTGAAAGAGTAGACTTGCCACATCCACTTGTGCCACAAAGCAAAATGGTGATAGAATTCCTCTTCTCACGTAACCTGTTAAATACGAATTTGTAAGTTAAATCCACATGTGCGTGTGATATTTTTGCACAGGTAGGGAGAGATGAAACTTTCGTGTGCATTTGGTCGGAAATTTTAACAAATATGAAAGGCAATATCAAAGACATGAAATTTCTGCTGGCTTTCAATTACTATTAGTGAAACAGAAATTATAAGCATCTATAGAAACAGCATGCGTAGTGGATCAAGTAATTGATCATTAGTCAATAGGATATGTCTACACTTTCAGAGAAGGTTCATCAGTGTTTTGAGTTTCATCATAACTGGGGGAAAACGTTTAATGGCCAAGAACTATGGGAGATTAAATATCAAAGAGTATCAAGGAGGTAGAATGGATACTAGGAGATTGCATACAAATCTATTACATTATAACTGCTTTAGCCAATGGTGGTTCTATTTGCCTCAAATTCCCAAGTCATTCTGTGCAGGAACCTTGATGTCCTGCTGTTACGAGTGAAAAGAAATATGTTTTACAAGCAATCCTACTTCATTATGCTTGCTCTTTTTTCTGATGGGTATATTTGAAACCCATACACGTTAGAGAAATGCATGTAGCGACGAAGATGACACCAAGGAGTTGCAGAACATCAATATATATTAGCCTAATTTTGTACAACTGCAAACAACCTCTTCGAAAGCTAGACTACATAAATTTTGCAAAGAGGACCGCAAAACATATTGCATGCCTTACACAAGACTGCTCAAGATATTGCCTTATAGAAGTTGAGTTACAAGAAAATACCTGCAGGCAAGAAGTATATCTGAACGTTGACTAGGTCCCACATAGTGATATTGCGTAAGAGAATCACATATCACATCCAAAAACTTTTCCCTCTTCACAATAGCCATAGCATTTCTTTTGTAAAGatcaaacaatttatttttactGGAGAAAACACCATCCACGTCCTCAGATATTTCAATGTTCGATTCTTTTACATTCCTAAAATATTTCTCCGATTCTCTGGGCAGAACCCTGGCAGTTGTAGCTGCATTTTCCTTCACAGACGCTTCAAGAGTGCTATTTTTGTGTTCATTTTCCAAAAGGTCGAATACTCTTCTGCTAATCTTATGATAAGACAAGAGTTGTCAGCATTTAAGTGTAAACAatataaaggaaaaaggaacaaacAAGATCTGCATAAAACGCTAACAAGTGCCTCCAAGAAAAACAATGGTTACAGACGGAAAAGGGGAATGGATGCATCAAACGGTACCTTATATGCGTGATTTGCTTTGCAGCCAGCCAGCTGCAACATACTCTGCAGATCTGTAAGCGTATATGAAGATGAATAGGTTGCACGAGGATGTTGACAAACTCCTCCGGCCCCattatcttctttctctttatcataATCAACCACCACAACATAACTGAGCTTCCGCGAAACTGCCATCTTCAG
Coding sequences:
- the LOC116248086 gene encoding P-loop NTPase domain-containing protein LPA1 homolog 1-like; this translates as MITSSLGCLKMAVSRKLSYVVVVDYDKEKEDNGAGGVCQHPRATYSSSYTLTDLQSMLQLAGCKANHAYKISRRVFDLLENEHKNSTLEASVKENAATTARVLPRESEKYFRNVKESNIEISEDVDGVFSSKNKLFDLYKRNAMAIVKREKFLDVICDSLTQYHYVGPSQRSDILLACRLREKRNSITILLCGTSGCGKSTLSALLGSRLGITTVVSTDSIRHMMRSFVDEKDNPLLWASTYHAGEYLDPTSVAQAKAKRKDGKMISVPAIGSKVMAVEGYKAQSEMVMDSLDKLITTWEDHKESVIVEGVHLSLNFVMGLMKKHPSIIPFLIYISDEEKHLERFAIRAKYMTLDPKKNKYVKYISNIRTIQDYLCKRAEKHMVPKVNNTNVDRSVAAIHATIFSCLRKRQMGIRLCDTATNTVKVVSDEYYKQCDANSVSSKCMFKIIQRQGSSRRLMAIVNSDGSVSKAWPFSSNNGDRTSPCNSTYCSNNTVEGPLYGPLQIGLSEPVNVQFGNFGIGSWPNDMEGTSYASSLNGSKVDGDESTQYSSCSSSPICSEGHAKDLIEELAVSESEEEVFPDTDDSSSEQDPQELCEDEFDGSVIESSTRSDEELDDDELSEILNSDGFRINIKSSTSQRTLSRTASGRPARERRIYNRSISLPVLKNLPAGLKKAKTFKMSLDVNARTTN